In a genomic window of Pseudomonas mohnii:
- a CDS encoding purine-cytosine permease family protein: MAALSQSSQTGQDPANHPVPADARMGRLSLTMAWWAVCSAMFYIVVGASLALSYGARNALIGMVLSVISYGLVNTVLSRFAIRSGLSVALFSRLLFGSTGACLATLIFFSTAIYYAVFEGSVIAVALNHLYPQLVFPLAALLVVLYSVPMILGSVQHWLDKLNGVLLPVYLGGLLVAVGLSISRYGYQPQWLDFGPATPSAFGWWDCFVAYMGVWVLMLFTFDYARFGKPEDAEYHGRWNFGMPFYAVTFLLNGAAGIYLVSSIPHEGALNEVSVVMAILQLMGLWGLLFVWATQTRINTANYYLATMNMQAFFARFGVRGSYLAWALAVGVIVYGLMLADVFAYLLKALAYQGIFVVAWVGVALAQIRCGRSDVVALERVTAFNSAGLSAWFGATALGLALMFSGPGLSSFSAPSTVIVAFALQAGLSRRSRLRLQLAE, translated from the coding sequence ATGGCTGCTTTATCGCAATCGAGTCAAACCGGGCAAGACCCGGCCAATCACCCCGTTCCCGCCGATGCACGCATGGGCCGACTGTCCCTGACCATGGCCTGGTGGGCGGTGTGCAGTGCAATGTTCTACATCGTGGTCGGTGCATCGCTGGCGTTGTCGTACGGCGCCCGCAATGCGCTGATCGGCATGGTGCTGTCGGTGATCAGCTACGGCCTGGTCAACACGGTGCTCAGTCGCTTCGCCATCCGCAGCGGTTTGTCGGTGGCCTTGTTTTCAAGGTTGCTGTTCGGCAGCACCGGGGCCTGTCTGGCGACCTTGATCTTCTTCTCGACGGCCATTTATTACGCGGTGTTCGAAGGCTCGGTGATCGCCGTGGCGCTCAATCACCTGTACCCGCAGCTGGTGTTCCCGCTGGCGGCATTGCTGGTGGTGCTGTACAGCGTGCCGATGATCCTGGGCAGCGTGCAGCACTGGCTGGACAAGCTCAACGGCGTGTTGTTGCCGGTGTACCTGGGGGGCTTGCTGGTGGCGGTGGGGCTGTCGATCAGTCGTTATGGCTACCAGCCGCAATGGCTGGATTTCGGCCCGGCAACCCCCAGCGCGTTCGGTTGGTGGGACTGCTTCGTCGCCTACATGGGCGTTTGGGTGCTGATGCTGTTCACCTTCGACTACGCCCGTTTCGGCAAACCCGAGGACGCCGAATACCACGGCCGCTGGAACTTCGGCATGCCGTTCTACGCGGTGACCTTTCTGCTCAACGGCGCGGCGGGGATCTATCTGGTCAGCAGCATTCCCCATGAAGGCGCGCTGAACGAAGTGTCGGTGGTCATGGCGATCCTGCAACTGATGGGGCTGTGGGGATTGTTGTTCGTCTGGGCCACGCAAACCCGGATCAACACCGCCAACTACTACCTGGCGACGATGAACATGCAGGCGTTCTTTGCGCGTTTTGGCGTGCGCGGTTCGTACCTGGCGTGGGCGCTGGCGGTCGGGGTGATCGTGTATGGCCTGATGCTCGCGGATGTGTTTGCCTACCTGCTCAAGGCCCTGGCTTATCAAGGCATTTTCGTCGTGGCCTGGGTCGGCGTGGCGTTGGCGCAGATACGCTGCGGCCGCAGTGACGTGGTGGCGCTCGAACGGGTAACAGCGTTCAATTCGGCAGGCTTGAGCGCCTGGTTTGGCGCTACCGCATTGGGACTGGCGCTGATGTTTTCCGGCCCTGGCTTGAGCAGCTTTTCCGCACCCTCCACCGTGATCGTGGCGTTCGCCTTGCAGGCGGGGCTGTCCCGTCGTAGCCGGTTGCGGTTGCAATTGGCAGAGTAA
- a CDS encoding NAD(P)/FAD-dependent oxidoreductase — protein MFQQSTQHVASYYAYSCANRLTTRPALVGDHDTEIVIIGAGFSGLHTALRLALAGKRVTLLEASRVAWAASGRNGGQAILGWSCDMPPLEAALGYERARRLWDGMRWASGELRELPGRHGFDCDYRAGHLWTSVMPRRVSLLTEWQREASHKWGHDGLQFIPREQLPDWVASERYQAGLYDPEGAHLNPLKLALGLAAAIERAGGRIHEQSKALNYREEGGRFQVNTERGSIRADVLVLACNAYVDRLDPKLASCVLPVGTYQVATAPLTPEKATSLLPTNVCVTDNQFVLDYFRRTPDNRLLFGGGCTYLGGMPKDIARATRPFLERVFPQLKGVDLAFAWGGHIDLTLNRTPDVGRQGDRYWLQGYSGHGVLPTLAAARAVSDAILGQADELALYQGLSNGSFPGGKYLAAPLEAIGKAWYRLRDSI, from the coding sequence ATGTTTCAGCAGTCCACCCAGCATGTCGCGAGCTACTACGCCTACAGTTGCGCCAATCGCCTGACCACCCGACCTGCGCTGGTGGGAGACCATGACACTGAAATTGTGATCATCGGCGCTGGCTTCAGCGGGCTGCACACGGCGCTGCGTCTGGCGTTGGCCGGCAAACGGGTGACGCTGCTGGAAGCCAGCCGCGTGGCGTGGGCCGCCTCGGGGCGCAATGGCGGGCAGGCCATTCTCGGTTGGTCGTGTGACATGCCGCCGCTGGAAGCCGCGCTGGGTTATGAGCGTGCCCGGCGCCTGTGGGACGGCATGCGCTGGGCCTCCGGGGAGTTGCGTGAACTGCCCGGGCGTCATGGCTTCGACTGCGACTATCGGGCCGGGCACCTGTGGACTTCGGTCATGCCGCGCCGGGTCAGCCTGTTGACCGAATGGCAACGCGAAGCCAGTCACAAGTGGGGTCACGACGGCTTGCAGTTCATTCCCCGCGAGCAGTTGCCCGATTGGGTGGCCAGCGAGCGCTATCAGGCCGGCCTTTATGATCCCGAAGGCGCGCACCTCAATCCGTTGAAGCTGGCGCTCGGCCTGGCCGCCGCCATCGAGCGTGCCGGCGGCCGTATCCATGAACAAAGCAAGGCGTTGAACTATCGGGAAGAGGGCGGTCGGTTTCAGGTGAACACCGAACGTGGGTCGATCCGGGCCGATGTGCTGGTCCTGGCGTGCAACGCCTATGTGGATCGTCTCGACCCGAAGCTGGCCAGTTGTGTGTTGCCGGTCGGGACCTATCAGGTCGCCACCGCCCCCCTGACGCCCGAGAAAGCCACCTCGCTGCTGCCGACCAATGTTTGCGTCACCGATAACCAGTTCGTCCTCGATTATTTCCGCCGTACACCGGACAACCGCTTGCTGTTCGGCGGTGGCTGCACCTATCTGGGTGGCATGCCCAAGGACATCGCCAGGGCGACGCGACCATTCCTGGAGCGCGTGTTTCCACAGCTCAAAGGGGTCGATCTGGCATTTGCCTGGGGCGGACACATCGACCTCACCCTGAACCGCACACCGGATGTTGGCCGCCAGGGGGATCGCTACTGGCTACAGGGTTATTCCGGCCACGGCGTGCTGCCGACCCTGGCAGCGGCGCGCGCGGTGTCGGATGCGATTCTCGGCCAGGCGGATGAGTTGGCGTTGTATCAAGGTTTGAGTAATGGCAGCTTTCCCGGCGGCAAGTACCTGGCGGCGCCGCTGGAGGCGATCGGCAAAGCCTGGTATCGACTGCGCGACAGCATTTGA
- a CDS encoding helix-turn-helix transcriptional regulator: MVGMSQRNRPASPPPSEPTRRVEAGPWAIELLPGAAYATRYVATQSAIGFAFDSQRGLHAIGSDRVLPFDAMPNGLAFVPAGCDVLSESPKGGEYLRVMRTDGLPLVGDRAFNNRIDQQAMTLALRMRAALLQASVEDDWEAWALALAERTSDHQAGSTPALGAITASRMRLLDEFIDAGLDGPLGVQAMADLLGLSEGYFIRAFKHAAGKSPHSYLIDRRLAKARALMRDSTATLAEIAHTCGFNSQAHMTTTFRQRLGVSPVQLRR; encoded by the coding sequence ATGGTGGGCATGAGCCAACGAAACCGCCCTGCGTCCCCGCCCCCCTCTGAGCCGACCCGTCGTGTCGAGGCCGGGCCCTGGGCGATCGAGCTGCTGCCCGGCGCCGCTTATGCGACCCGATACGTGGCCACCCAATCAGCGATCGGCTTTGCCTTCGACAGCCAGCGAGGCCTGCACGCGATCGGCAGCGACCGGGTTTTGCCCTTCGACGCCATGCCCAATGGCCTGGCCTTTGTCCCCGCCGGTTGTGACGTCTTGTCCGAGTCCCCCAAGGGCGGTGAATACCTGCGGGTCATGCGCACTGATGGCCTGCCGTTGGTGGGGGACCGCGCCTTCAACAATCGCATCGATCAACAGGCCATGACCCTGGCGCTGCGAATGCGCGCGGCGTTGTTACAGGCTTCGGTTGAGGATGACTGGGAAGCCTGGGCACTCGCCCTGGCTGAACGGACAAGCGATCACCAGGCAGGGTCGACGCCGGCCCTGGGCGCCATCACCGCCAGCCGGATGCGATTGCTCGACGAGTTTATTGATGCCGGTCTCGACGGTCCGCTGGGTGTGCAGGCGATGGCGGACCTGTTGGGATTGTCCGAAGGCTATTTCATTCGAGCCTTCAAGCACGCAGCGGGCAAAAGCCCGCACAGTTACCTGATCGACCGGCGCCTGGCCAAGGCCCGCGCCCTGATGCGCGACTCGACCGCGACACTGGCAGAAATCGCCCACACCTGTGGCTTCAACTCCCAGGCGCACATGACGACCACGTTCAGGCAGCGCCTTGGCGTGAGTCCGGTGCAGTTGCGTCGATAG
- a CDS encoding helix-turn-helix domain-containing protein, translating to MNKQEEIAALAILIHDLRKHKKFTLKELADRIGRSVGFLSQVERGLSRPTVADLTAISETLGVPTTYFYSLPKPKVLPWVTRPDERRTVYYANGITDILVSPKMRASFSMLESHLEAGASSGDRHLTDSSEQGGYVLEGELTLWLGDDDSVTLRAGDSFQFDSHTRCRYGNLTEQLTRVLWVYT from the coding sequence ATGAACAAGCAAGAAGAAATCGCCGCGCTGGCGATCCTGATTCACGATTTACGCAAGCACAAGAAGTTCACCTTGAAGGAGCTGGCAGACCGGATCGGTCGATCGGTGGGGTTTTTGTCTCAGGTCGAGCGCGGTTTGTCGCGGCCGACAGTGGCCGATCTGACGGCGATCAGTGAAACCCTCGGCGTGCCGACCACCTATTTCTATAGCTTGCCCAAACCCAAGGTCCTGCCGTGGGTGACCCGGCCGGACGAGCGCCGCACCGTGTATTACGCCAACGGGATTACCGACATCCTGGTATCGCCGAAGATGCGCGCTTCGTTCTCCATGCTCGAAAGCCATCTGGAAGCCGGCGCCAGCAGTGGTGACAGGCACCTGACCGACAGCTCGGAGCAGGGCGGCTACGTGCTCGAGGGCGAGTTGACGTTGTGGCTGGGCGACGACGACTCGGTCACGTTGCGCGCCGGCGACAGTTTTCAATTCGACAGCCACACCCGTTGCCGCTACGGCAACCTGACCGAGCAGCTGACGCGCGTGCTTTGGGTCTACACATGA
- a CDS encoding GGDEF domain-containing protein produces the protein MALDPSTMLTLSIALAAAAALYLAVEWRSIRESSLLFWSAGFATITVGSTLALLRMSGLVLIGIWFANGLLVLAHWLFLLGVARFTRIRLSRAWWLIVVAWFALLALPDAPSWSKIMLVANSLLVALPTLWASFLLRPHGKSLSVGAAQLRFVLLIHGLFYLAKAVSAGIPGTLIDLAALRGEIIQISLVEGAMAIMLIALSMTGTERHRREERIARLAERDPLTALYNRRALEVRAPRLLAEVSSARPGALLLIDIDNFKLVNDLYGHTAGDRLLVALSEMIRSHSPEGALAARLGGDEFVIVLNNASNERIVELGNTLRDRFHSTASQTFATPEAVTLSIGANLFDHPPSSLAALIEQGDAALYESKRGGRDSIRLVDRTLQVTSP, from the coding sequence ATGGCGCTCGACCCTTCCACAATGTTGACACTCTCGATCGCCCTCGCGGCGGCCGCCGCCCTGTATCTGGCGGTCGAGTGGCGCAGCATCCGTGAATCTTCGCTGCTGTTCTGGAGCGCGGGCTTCGCCACGATCACCGTGGGGTCGACGCTCGCCTTGCTGCGCATGAGTGGCCTTGTGTTGATTGGCATCTGGTTTGCCAATGGCCTGCTGGTCCTGGCCCACTGGCTTTTCCTGCTGGGCGTCGCGCGCTTCACCCGTATACGCCTGTCTCGCGCCTGGTGGCTGATCGTCGTCGCCTGGTTTGCGCTGCTGGCGCTGCCGGATGCCCCCTCGTGGTCGAAGATCATGCTGGTGGCCAATTCGTTGCTGGTGGCGCTGCCGACGCTTTGGGCCAGTTTCCTCCTGCGTCCCCATGGCAAGTCATTGAGCGTGGGCGCGGCACAGCTGCGCTTTGTGCTGTTGATCCATGGGCTGTTTTATCTGGCCAAGGCCGTATCGGCGGGTATTCCGGGCACGCTGATCGATCTGGCGGCCTTGCGGGGCGAAATCATTCAGATCTCGCTGGTCGAAGGCGCCATGGCAATCATGCTGATCGCCCTCTCGATGACCGGGACCGAACGCCACCGGCGGGAGGAACGGATTGCCCGGCTGGCCGAACGCGATCCGTTGACCGCCCTGTACAACCGCCGCGCCCTGGAAGTACGGGCACCACGCCTGTTGGCTGAAGTCTCGAGCGCTCGCCCCGGTGCCCTGCTGTTGATCGATATCGACAACTTCAAACTGGTCAACGACCTCTACGGCCACACCGCAGGCGACCGCCTGCTGGTCGCGCTCAGCGAGATGATTCGTTCGCATTCGCCCGAAGGCGCACTGGCGGCGCGGCTGGGCGGCGACGAGTTCGTCATCGTGCTGAACAACGCTTCGAATGAGCGCATCGTGGAATTGGGCAACACCCTGCGCGACCGCTTTCACAGCACGGCCTCACAAACCTTCGCCACGCCGGAAGCGGTGACCCTGAGCATCGGCGCCAACCTGTTCGACCATCCGCCCTCCAGCCTGGCAGCCTTGATTGAACAGGGCGATGCGGCGCTCTACGAGTCCAAGCGTGGCGGACGCGACAGCATCCGCCTGGTGGATCGAACCCTACAGGTCACGAGCCCGTGA
- a CDS encoding glutamine synthetase family protein yields the protein MDAACSDLLAEVRAFRQRYPEVRYVDLISLDIPGHFYGKRYPVEMLEKVAAGSALKLPQNCVLLGVQGGLFKIGDYCFNDGDPDALRRLVPGTLKPVTWEAQPLGQMLITSDGTEKPIVFEPREVLAQVLDRLARKGIHPVVAFELEFYLFDKKLRDGLPQFPRDDLTDDADDQPNMHIERLSRFAPVLDEMVEATRAQGIDATVITAELGPGQFEINFGHLDDGLRAADWAALFCRSTRGVALKHGYRASFMAKPYLQHPGSGMHVHVSLYDAEGKNLLAANQQQPLRHAVAGCLELLPHSMPIFAPNQNAYRRLGGTTNVATHASWGFEDRDACLRIPESDAKNLRIEYRLAGADANPYLVLAAILVGLEHGLEARKEPIPPLNEDRNSGIDFPVEMLEAVRAMQHQPQLREGLGAEFVDVYCENKRQDHLAFMQEISAREYRWYL from the coding sequence ATGGATGCTGCCTGCTCTGATCTGCTCGCCGAAGTGCGTGCCTTTCGCCAACGCTACCCCGAGGTGCGTTATGTCGACCTGATTTCCCTGGACATTCCCGGGCACTTCTACGGCAAGCGTTATCCCGTAGAGATGCTGGAAAAAGTCGCGGCCGGCAGCGCGCTCAAGCTGCCGCAGAACTGCGTGTTGCTGGGCGTGCAGGGCGGGTTGTTCAAGATCGGTGACTACTGCTTCAACGACGGTGACCCGGACGCGCTGCGGCGCCTGGTCCCTGGCACGCTCAAACCGGTGACCTGGGAAGCACAGCCCCTGGGGCAGATGCTGATTACTTCCGACGGCACCGAAAAGCCGATCGTTTTCGAGCCGCGCGAAGTGCTGGCGCAGGTGCTGGATCGACTGGCGCGCAAAGGCATTCATCCGGTGGTGGCCTTCGAGCTGGAGTTTTACCTGTTCGATAAAAAACTGCGTGACGGCTTGCCGCAATTCCCCCGCGATGACCTGACCGACGACGCCGACGATCAACCGAACATGCACATCGAGCGCCTGTCGCGCTTTGCGCCGGTGCTGGATGAAATGGTCGAGGCGACACGGGCCCAGGGCATCGATGCCACGGTGATTACGGCGGAACTGGGGCCGGGTCAGTTCGAGATCAATTTCGGGCATCTCGACGACGGTCTGCGAGCGGCCGACTGGGCCGCGCTGTTCTGTCGCAGTACCCGTGGCGTTGCGCTCAAGCATGGCTACCGCGCCAGCTTCATGGCCAAGCCTTACTTGCAGCACCCCGGCAGCGGCATGCATGTGCATGTCAGCCTGTACGATGCCGAGGGTAAAAACCTGCTGGCCGCCAACCAGCAGCAACCCCTGCGCCATGCCGTGGCCGGTTGCCTGGAGTTGCTGCCCCACAGCATGCCGATCTTCGCGCCGAACCAGAACGCCTATCGACGCCTGGGCGGCACGACCAACGTGGCCACGCATGCGAGCTGGGGCTTTGAAGACCGCGATGCGTGCTTGCGTATTCCGGAGTCAGACGCGAAAAATCTGCGCATCGAATATCGCCTGGCCGGTGCCGACGCCAACCCTTATCTGGTGTTGGCGGCGATTCTGGTAGGGCTTGAGCATGGCCTGGAAGCCCGCAAGGAGCCGATCCCGCCACTCAACGAAGACCGCAACAGCGGCATCGATTTCCCGGTGGAAATGCTCGAAGCCGTGCGCGCGATGCAGCATCAGCCGCAACTGCGCGAAGGCCTGGGGGCGGAATTCGTCGATGTGTATTGCGAGAACAAACGTCAGGATCATCTGGCGTTCATGCAGGAAATCAGTGCCCGGGAATATCGCTGGTATCTGTGA
- a CDS encoding threonine dehydratase: MHRLTRDDIEQAARHVYQVMPATAQYAWPLLAERLGCTVWVKHENHTPTGAFKVRGGITFMHWLKRTHPDVRGIVSATRGNHGQSLALAASASGLRALIVVPQGNSLEKNNAMRGFGGEVVEYGRDFDEAREEAARLAQAHGLYLVPPFHAELVKGVATYALELFKAAPDLDTVYVPIGCGSGICGVIAARDALGLNTRVVGVVSTEAAAAKLSFEAGEILETATANTFADGLAVRKPVPAAFDIYGAAAARIVSVNDDEIAEAMRVYYTDTHNLAEGAGAAALAALMQEREAMAEKKVGVILSGGNVDRSVYARVIG; this comes from the coding sequence ATGCACAGACTGACTCGCGACGATATCGAACAGGCGGCACGCCACGTGTACCAGGTCATGCCGGCCACTGCCCAGTACGCATGGCCCTTGCTGGCCGAGCGCCTGGGTTGCACGGTGTGGGTCAAGCATGAAAATCACACGCCGACCGGTGCGTTCAAGGTGCGTGGCGGCATTACCTTCATGCACTGGCTCAAGCGTACGCACCCTGACGTGCGGGGGATCGTCAGCGCGACCCGCGGCAACCATGGCCAGAGCCTGGCGCTGGCGGCCAGCGCGTCGGGTTTGCGGGCGTTGATTGTCGTGCCGCAAGGTAATTCGCTGGAGAAGAACAACGCGATGCGCGGCTTTGGCGGCGAAGTGGTGGAGTACGGCCGCGATTTTGACGAGGCCCGCGAAGAGGCCGCGCGCCTGGCGCAAGCGCATGGCCTGTACCTGGTGCCGCCGTTCCATGCCGAGTTGGTCAAGGGCGTGGCCACTTATGCGCTGGAGCTGTTCAAGGCCGCACCGGATCTGGATACGGTCTACGTGCCGATTGGCTGTGGCTCGGGGATCTGCGGAGTGATCGCCGCCCGTGACGCGTTGGGCCTGAACACCCGCGTGGTGGGGGTGGTGTCCACCGAGGCTGCGGCGGCCAAATTATCCTTTGAAGCGGGAGAAATCCTCGAAACCGCCACGGCCAATACCTTCGCCGACGGCCTGGCCGTGCGTAAACCGGTGCCCGCGGCATTTGATATCTACGGCGCGGCGGCGGCGCGAATCGTCTCGGTCAACGACGATGAGATTGCCGAGGCCATGCGCGTGTATTACACCGATACCCACAACCTCGCCGAAGGCGCCGGCGCGGCGGCCCTGGCGGCGCTGATGCAGGAGCGTGAAGCGATGGCGGAAAAAAAGGTCGGCGTGATTCTGTCGGGCGGGAATGTTGATCGTTCGGTGTATGCCAGGGTGATTGGGTGA
- a CDS encoding eCIS core domain-containing protein, protein MPPIIPRLLALLLLCLTFETAAQADACPAGEKQVCLDGCICLPGQLLGTLPEDIHQVAAPALALWLTQARAEAAVDVQAIPAHIREQLLRWYDPGVLDAARYKVSDNGQFSTATAMLQNPDVGAVTLIDIILFRDAQSAEQNLALWAHELKHVQQFQQWGVDGFAQRYTQDFNAVEAPAYAIQAEVRRSAREGAD, encoded by the coding sequence ATGCCACCCATCATCCCGCGCCTGCTGGCGCTGTTGCTGCTTTGTCTGACGTTTGAAACGGCAGCCCAGGCCGACGCCTGCCCGGCTGGCGAAAAACAAGTGTGTCTGGACGGTTGCATCTGCCTGCCGGGACAGTTGCTCGGCACCTTGCCTGAAGACATCCATCAGGTCGCGGCACCCGCCCTGGCGCTTTGGCTGACCCAAGCGCGCGCTGAAGCCGCCGTTGACGTCCAGGCGATTCCAGCGCATATCCGGGAGCAACTGTTGCGCTGGTACGACCCTGGTGTCCTCGATGCCGCGCGCTACAAAGTCAGCGACAACGGCCAGTTCAGCACCGCCACTGCCATGCTGCAAAACCCCGATGTGGGGGCCGTGACGCTCATCGACATCATTCTGTTCCGGGATGCCCAATCCGCCGAACAGAACCTCGCGCTCTGGGCTCACGAGCTGAAGCATGTGCAGCAGTTTCAGCAATGGGGGGTAGACGGATTTGCCCAGCGCTATACACAAGATTTCAATGCGGTGGAGGCGCCGGCTTATGCCATACAGGCTGAGGTCAGGCGATCGGCACGGGAAGGGGCTGACTGA
- a CDS encoding PaaI family thioesterase, which produces MSRLDLSLQDTAAPEGVCYGCGGSNPHGLHIKSYWHEDGVHVVAEHLPDAQYCGWPDLVYGGMIAMLVDCHSNWAAMAYHYRAEQRDVASLPRINCVTGNLGIKFIKPTPMGVPLTLRAKVEGEVGRKSRVICEVYAGDVLTAIGDSIFVRVDAAQLAAAAHERDA; this is translated from the coding sequence ATGTCCAGGCTCGACCTCTCCCTGCAAGACACCGCTGCGCCCGAGGGCGTTTGTTATGGTTGCGGCGGCAGCAATCCCCACGGGCTGCACATCAAAAGCTACTGGCATGAGGACGGCGTGCATGTCGTGGCCGAGCATCTGCCCGACGCGCAGTATTGCGGCTGGCCCGATCTGGTTTACGGCGGAATGATCGCCATGCTGGTGGATTGCCATTCAAACTGGGCGGCAATGGCCTATCACTACCGCGCCGAACAGCGAGACGTCGCCAGCCTGCCTCGCATCAATTGCGTCACGGGCAACCTGGGCATCAAGTTCATCAAACCGACCCCCATGGGCGTTCCGCTGACCCTGCGGGCGAAAGTGGAAGGTGAAGTCGGACGCAAGAGTCGCGTGATCTGCGAGGTCTACGCCGGGGACGTACTCACGGCGATCGGAGACTCGATTTTCGTTCGCGTGGACGCCGCGCAGCTGGCGGCGGCCGCCCATGAGCGGGACGCATAA
- a CDS encoding OsmC domain/YcaO domain-containing protein, with protein sequence MEIKVNFLDNLRLEAKFDDFTVVADQPIRYKGDGSAPGPFDYFLASSALCAAYFVKLYCDTRGIPTENIRLSQNNIVDPENRYNQIFKIQVELPADISAKDRQGILRSIDRCTVKKVVQTGPEFVIEEVENLDADAQALLMPHSGSQEGTYIAGKDLPLEQTIANMSGILADLGMKIEIASWRNIVPNVWSLHIRDAHSPMCFTNGKGATKEGALASALGEFIERLNCNFFYNDQFWGEDIANAAFVHYPDERWFKPGPQDALPAEILDEYCLAIYNPDGELRGSHLYDTNSGNTQRGICSLPFVRQSDGEVVYFPSNLIENLFLSNGMSAGNTLAEAQVQCLSEIFERAVKREILEGEMALPDVPQHVLAKYPSILAGIQGLEEQGFPVLVKDASLGGEFPVMCVTLMNPRTGGVFASFGAHPSFEVALERSLTELLQGRSFEGLNDLPQPTFEGQAVTEPNNFVEHFIDSSGVVSWRFFSAKADFEFVEWDFSGQGENSNAEEAATLFGILQDMGKEVYMAVYEHIGAKACRILVPDYSEIYPVDDLVWDNTNKALTFRADILNLHNLSKVGLRTLAKRLEDSELDDYTDITTLIGIEFDDNTPWGKLTILELRLLIYLALQKFEQAKDLVEAFLQYNDNTVERGLFYQAVNVVLEMQLDDDLELADYEVNFRRMFGNERMDAAIGSVDGSVRFYGLTPTSMKLEGLDRHLRLIESYKKLHTARASVTIA encoded by the coding sequence ATGGAAATCAAGGTCAACTTTCTCGACAACCTTCGACTTGAAGCCAAGTTCGATGACTTCACTGTCGTGGCCGACCAACCTATTCGCTATAAGGGCGATGGCTCGGCGCCTGGTCCGTTCGATTACTTCTTGGCTTCTTCGGCTTTGTGCGCGGCTTATTTTGTGAAGCTGTATTGCGACACTCGCGGCATTCCCACGGAAAATATCCGCCTGTCGCAGAACAACATTGTTGACCCGGAAAACCGCTACAACCAGATTTTCAAGATCCAGGTCGAGTTGCCAGCCGATATCTCCGCCAAAGACCGCCAGGGCATTTTGCGTTCCATCGACCGTTGCACCGTGAAAAAAGTGGTGCAAACCGGGCCTGAGTTCGTGATCGAAGAAGTGGAAAACCTCGATGCCGATGCCCAGGCGTTGTTGATGCCTCATTCGGGGTCGCAAGAGGGCACCTATATTGCGGGCAAGGATCTGCCGCTGGAGCAGACCATCGCCAACATGTCGGGGATCCTGGCTGACCTGGGCATGAAGATCGAAATCGCTTCGTGGCGCAATATCGTGCCCAATGTGTGGTCGCTGCACATTCGCGATGCGCACTCGCCAATGTGCTTTACCAATGGCAAGGGCGCGACCAAGGAAGGCGCGTTGGCGTCGGCGTTGGGCGAGTTTATCGAGCGACTCAATTGCAACTTCTTCTACAACGATCAGTTCTGGGGAGAAGACATCGCCAACGCGGCGTTCGTGCATTACCCGGATGAACGCTGGTTCAAGCCTGGCCCCCAGGATGCGCTGCCGGCAGAAATACTCGACGAGTACTGCCTGGCGATTTACAACCCCGATGGCGAGTTGCGGGGCTCGCACCTGTACGACACCAACTCCGGCAATACACAGCGCGGTATCTGTTCGCTGCCGTTTGTGCGCCAGTCGGATGGCGAGGTGGTGTATTTCCCGTCCAACCTGATCGAGAACCTGTTCCTCAGCAATGGCATGAGTGCCGGTAACACCCTGGCCGAAGCCCAGGTGCAATGCCTGTCTGAAATCTTCGAGCGCGCGGTCAAGCGCGAGATTCTCGAAGGTGAAATGGCACTGCCGGATGTGCCGCAGCACGTGCTGGCAAAATACCCGAGCATTCTGGCCGGCATTCAAGGGCTGGAAGAGCAGGGCTTCCCGGTGCTGGTCAAGGATGCGTCGCTGGGAGGGGAGTTCCCGGTGATGTGCGTCACCTTGATGAACCCGCGTACCGGTGGCGTGTTTGCCTCGTTCGGCGCGCACCCAAGCTTTGAAGTGGCACTGGAACGCAGCCTCACCGAGTTGCTGCAGGGGCGCAGCTTTGAAGGTCTGAACGATCTCCCTCAGCCGACCTTTGAGGGGCAGGCCGTGACGGAGCCGAATAACTTCGTCGAGCACTTCATCGACTCCAGCGGTGTGGTGTCGTGGCGCTTCTTCAGTGCCAAGGCCGATTTCGAATTCGTTGAGTGGGACTTCTCCGGGCAAGGGGAAAATTCCAATGCCGAAGAAGCCGCCACCTTGTTCGGTATCCTTCAGGACATGGGCAAGGAAGTGTACATGGCGGTTTATGAGCACATCGGCGCCAAGGCCTGCCGCATTCTGGTGCCGGACTACTCGGAAATCTATCCGGTCGACGATCTGGTCTGGGACAACACCAACAAAGCGCTGACGTTCCGCGCCGACATTCTCAACCTGCACAACCTGAGCAAAGTCGGGCTCAGAACCCTGGCCAAGCGCCTGGAAGACAGCGAGCTGGACGACTACACCGACATCACCACCTTGATCGGCATCGAATTCGACGACAACACGCCGTGGGGCAAGTTGACGATACTGGAGTTGAGGCTGCTCATTTACCTGGCCTTGCAGAAGTTTGAACAGGCGAAGGATCTGGTGGAAGCCTTCCTGCAGTACAACGACAACACTGTCGAGCGCGGCCTGTTCTATCAAGCCGTGAACGTGGTGCTGGAAATGCAGTTGGACGACGATCTGGAACTGGCCGACTACGAAGTCAATTTCCGCCGGATGTTCGGCAATGAGCGCATGGACGCTGCGATCGGCTCGGTGGACGGCAGTGTGCGCTTCTACGGCCTGACCCCGACGAGCATGAAGCTGGAAGGGCTCGATCGACATTTGCGTTTGATCGAAAGCTATAAAAAACTGCACACGGCGCGGGCCAGTGTGACGATTGCCTGA